From the Exiguobacterium aurantiacum genome, one window contains:
- a CDS encoding MFS transporter has product MQQLDKGSHALAEWKPEDVGFWEGTGKQVANRNLRVSVPALTLAFIVWQMWSVAAVQLNSIGFSFTQGQLFTLAALPGLVGATLRFFYTFANSIFGGRNWTIFSTSILLLPLLGIAYAVQNVNTPYWVFMILAALCGLGGGNFSSSNANIGAFYPKAKKGTALGINGGIGNLGVSLVQLITPLVITTSIFGFIGGNALLTETGEEIWLQNAALLWVVPTIILTVCAYLFMDNLPTARQSLREQASVFKDKHFWIQTLLYTAAFGSFIGYAAAFPMILKLKFPESDLMALAFLGAFLGASSRPFGGWISDKIGAAKVTLIVFGIMALGTISVIMAITNSNLTMFFISFVVLFIATGLNSGATFAMIPHVFVATKTPAVVGFSAAFAAYGAFFIPKMFGWSLELVGSFNGALFVMLGLYAISIATTIYYYLRSGAEKPIR; this is encoded by the coding sequence ATGCAACAATTAGACAAAGGGTCACACGCACTCGCCGAGTGGAAGCCAGAGGATGTGGGATTTTGGGAAGGGACGGGAAAACAAGTCGCCAATCGGAACTTGCGCGTCTCGGTCCCGGCACTGACGCTTGCATTCATCGTCTGGCAAATGTGGTCGGTCGCGGCCGTCCAATTGAATTCGATCGGGTTTAGCTTTACGCAAGGCCAGTTATTCACCTTGGCCGCCCTACCTGGACTCGTCGGGGCGACGTTACGCTTTTTCTATACGTTTGCGAACAGTATATTCGGCGGTCGGAACTGGACGATTTTCTCGACATCGATTTTGTTATTGCCACTCCTTGGCATCGCCTACGCCGTTCAAAACGTCAATACACCGTATTGGGTATTTATGATTTTGGCCGCGCTTTGCGGACTCGGCGGCGGAAATTTCTCGTCATCAAACGCCAATATCGGGGCGTTTTATCCGAAAGCGAAAAAAGGGACGGCACTCGGTATTAACGGAGGCATCGGGAACTTAGGCGTGTCGCTCGTCCAATTGATCACACCGCTCGTCATTACGACAAGTATTTTCGGGTTCATCGGCGGGAACGCCCTCTTGACTGAGACCGGAGAAGAGATTTGGTTACAAAACGCCGCGCTCCTTTGGGTCGTGCCGACCATCATCTTGACGGTATGCGCGTACTTGTTCATGGATAACTTACCGACCGCGCGTCAATCGCTTCGTGAACAGGCGAGCGTGTTTAAAGACAAGCATTTTTGGATTCAAACGTTGCTCTACACGGCAGCGTTCGGTTCTTTCATCGGATATGCCGCAGCGTTCCCGATGATCTTGAAGTTGAAGTTCCCTGAATCGGACTTGATGGCGCTCGCATTCCTTGGTGCATTCCTGGGCGCCTCTTCGCGCCCGTTCGGAGGCTGGATCAGTGACAAGATTGGGGCGGCCAAAGTGACGTTGATCGTGTTCGGAATCATGGCGCTCGGTACAATCAGTGTCATCATGGCCATCACGAACAGCAACTTGACGATGTTTTTCATCTCATTCGTCGTCTTGTTCATCGCGACAGGACTCAATTCCGGGGCCACGTTCGCGATGATTCCCCACGTGTTCGTCGCGACGAAGACGCCGGCCGTCGTCGGGTTCTCGGCAGCGTTTGCCGCTTACGGCGCCTTCTTCATTCCGAAGATGTTCGGCTGGTCGCTCGAACTCGTCGGTTCGTTCAACGGTGCGTTGTTCGTCATGCTCGGGCTCTATGCGATTTCGATTGCCACTACAATTTATTATTACTTGCGCAGCGGTGCTGAAAAGCCGATTCGCTGA
- a CDS encoding MogA/MoaB family molybdenum cofactor biosynthesis protein translates to MQAHNHVHENTKRVRAAILTISDTRTLDKDVSGEHICTLLKEEAHTVTYREITKDEPLEIEAAVRRMVAEKMDVILTTGGTGITKRDVTIETIRPLLDREMVGFGELFRYVSFTEDIGPAAMLSRALAGRIGDTIIFSMPGSRGAVDLAMTRLILPELSHIVWEATR, encoded by the coding sequence ATGCAAGCACACAATCACGTACATGAAAACACAAAGCGTGTCCGGGCCGCGATTTTAACGATCTCAGACACACGCACACTCGATAAGGACGTGTCAGGCGAACATATTTGCACGCTGTTAAAAGAAGAAGCACACACGGTCACATACCGTGAGATCACGAAAGATGAACCGCTTGAAATCGAGGCGGCCGTCAGACGAATGGTCGCTGAGAAGATGGATGTCATCTTGACGACCGGAGGGACGGGAATCACGAAACGGGACGTCACCATCGAGACGATTCGGCCGTTGCTCGACCGGGAAATGGTCGGCTTCGGTGAACTGTTCCGTTACGTCAGTTTTACGGAAGATATCGGCCCGGCGGCGATGTTATCGCGGGCTCTCGCCGGACGCATCGGAGATACGATCATCTTCTCGATGCCAGGATCGCGCGGCGCCGTCGATTTGGCGATGACCCGTCTGATTCTTCCCGAGCTCTCCCACATCGTCTGGGAAGCGACACGATGA
- a CDS encoding molybdenum cofactor guanylyltransferase, with translation MIGIVLAGGKSRRFGSPKWQARYEDISFEERARQTLGTTTTSQWSVVPAGQSMTSYQLEDDREWCGMGPLAGIITVMRHVPCDWYAVCACDTPLLPPTVYERLATERGKRPVVAYADDRIHPLIALYPRSILSQFEAALHRGERAVMPHLTEATIVSFEERDWFKNVNSLHDYEALLGKEVE, from the coding sequence ATGATCGGCATCGTCTTGGCGGGCGGGAAATCGCGCCGATTCGGGTCCCCTAAATGGCAAGCCCGTTATGAGGACATCTCGTTTGAAGAGCGGGCGCGACAGACGCTCGGTACCACGACGACGTCCCAATGGAGCGTCGTGCCGGCCGGACAGTCGATGACCTCATATCAACTTGAAGATGACAGAGAATGGTGCGGCATGGGGCCGCTCGCCGGCATCATCACCGTCATGCGGCACGTCCCGTGTGATTGGTATGCCGTCTGTGCGTGTGATACGCCCTTGTTGCCACCGACTGTTTACGAACGGCTTGCGACGGAACGAGGGAAGCGGCCGGTTGTCGCCTACGCAGACGATCGGATCCATCCGCTCATCGCCTTATACCCCCGTTCGATACTGTCACAATTCGAAGCAGCGTTACATCGAGGTGAACGGGCGGTCATGCCTCACTTGACAGAGGCGACAATCGTCTCGTTTGAAGAACGGGATTGGTTTAAAAATGTGAATTCGCTACATGATTATGAAGCACTGCTAGGGAAGGAAGTGGAGTGA
- the moaA gene encoding GTP 3',8-cyclase MoaA — MTPWTDRRRRPLEDLRISVIDKCNFRCRYCMPEEAFRHHQFLKRDELLSFDEIERFVRIIAPHGVKKVRLTGGEPLLRPNLDELIRRLRAVTTIETIGLTTNGVYLERMAKALKQAGLDRVNVSLDALSAETFGMMNGRGTSPETVLRGIDEAKRQGLEVKVNMVVRKGWNDHEVAPMAAYFKERNITLRYIEFMDVGTANEWNVEHVVSSESILEVLKQRNGLLEPLAPETLGEVAQRYRYTDGAQVGFISSVSQPFCGTCTRGRLSSDGKWYTCLFAEDGTDIRELLRSGASDELIAMTLKMVWEVRDDRYSEERSRSGNRTRNRIEMSYIGG, encoded by the coding sequence ATGACCCCATGGACCGATCGACGGAGACGACCGTTGGAAGACTTACGCATCTCAGTCATTGATAAATGCAACTTTCGTTGCCGGTACTGTATGCCGGAAGAAGCGTTTCGTCACCATCAGTTTTTAAAGCGAGACGAGTTGCTATCGTTTGACGAGATTGAGCGCTTCGTTCGTATCATCGCCCCGCATGGCGTAAAAAAAGTGCGCCTGACCGGGGGCGAACCGTTACTTAGACCGAATCTCGATGAGTTGATTCGCCGTCTGCGTGCGGTCACTACCATCGAGACGATCGGGTTGACGACGAACGGCGTCTATTTAGAACGGATGGCGAAAGCGTTAAAGCAAGCCGGGCTTGACCGGGTCAACGTCAGCCTAGACGCTTTATCGGCCGAGACGTTCGGGATGATGAACGGACGCGGGACGTCGCCCGAGACGGTGTTACGAGGCATCGATGAAGCGAAGCGACAAGGGCTTGAGGTGAAAGTGAACATGGTCGTCCGAAAAGGATGGAACGATCATGAAGTTGCCCCGATGGCCGCTTATTTCAAAGAACGGAATATCACGCTCCGTTATATCGAGTTCATGGATGTCGGCACGGCGAATGAGTGGAACGTCGAACATGTCGTGTCGTCTGAATCGATTCTTGAGGTGTTGAAACAACGAAATGGATTACTTGAACCGCTTGCACCTGAAACATTAGGAGAGGTCGCGCAACGTTATCGTTATACGGATGGGGCGCAAGTCGGCTTCATCTCTTCAGTCAGCCAACCGTTCTGCGGGACGTGTACACGAGGCCGTCTATCGAGTGACGGCAAATGGTATACGTGCCTGTTCGCGGAAGACGGGACCGATATTCGCGAATTGCTCCGCAGCGGGGCGAGCGACGAATTGATCGCCATGACACTGAAAATGGTATGGGAAGTACGCGACGACCGCTATTCAGAAGAACGGTCGCGGAGTGGGAACCGGACACGAAACCGGATTGAAATGAGTTATATCGGAGGGTGA
- a CDS encoding ubiquinol-cytochrome c reductase iron-sulfur subunit: MSNESKDRERLSSLVDNLSRADDVKLNRRAFIKSTFGAGIALGLATVPFNIAAFVRSEPRTDRQFITTVEALERGKSLEFEYPGTEPSLLVHLKTGEFVAYNNKCTHLQCPVFYVEEEDVLLCPCHRGYFSVDGQPQSGPPQRELPKILLEIENGKIFAVGREIHHGA, translated from the coding sequence ATGTCAAATGAATCAAAAGATCGGGAGCGTCTATCCTCACTCGTTGACAATTTGAGCCGCGCCGATGACGTGAAACTGAACCGCCGGGCGTTCATCAAATCGACGTTTGGCGCCGGCATCGCGCTCGGTCTAGCGACGGTCCCGTTCAACATCGCGGCCTTCGTCCGCAGCGAGCCGCGAACCGACCGTCAGTTCATCACGACGGTCGAGGCGCTCGAACGGGGGAAATCACTCGAATTCGAATATCCGGGTACGGAACCATCATTGCTCGTTCATTTAAAGACGGGTGAGTTCGTCGCCTATAACAACAAATGCACCCATTTGCAGTGTCCGGTGTTTTATGTGGAGGAAGAAGATGTCCTTCTCTGTCCGTGCCACCGCGGTTATTTCAGTGTCGACGGCCAACCTCAGTCGGGACCGCCGCAGCGGGAACTGCCTAAAATCTTGCTCGAGATCGAGAACGGGAAAATCTTTGCGGTCGGAAGAGAGATTCATCATGGGGCGTAA
- a CDS encoding Crp/Fnr family transcriptional regulator has translation MAHSSKAMVLDETKKLAHRIIHVPKGGFLFREQEDASEFYIVKSGLIQISKLTENGKELTLRCLSAEACCGELTLFAIEPKYLFNAKALEDSEIYAVKIERIETMILSSNPEFVREFMIMINEHMRKQHTKFRDLVLNGKKGALYSTLIRMANSYGVEVEGGILIDLKLKNQELANYCGTSRERVNRMLNELAQEGIISLPSRQIIIHDLDRLKLLNHCEDCPISVCVID, from the coding sequence ATGGCACATTCAAGTAAAGCGATGGTGCTCGATGAAACAAAAAAATTGGCACATCGCATCATTCATGTCCCGAAAGGCGGTTTTCTGTTCCGGGAACAAGAAGACGCGTCTGAATTTTATATTGTGAAAAGTGGACTGATCCAAATTTCGAAATTGACGGAAAATGGAAAAGAATTGACGTTACGTTGTTTAAGCGCTGAGGCTTGTTGCGGAGAGTTGACGTTGTTCGCAATCGAACCAAAATATTTATTTAACGCGAAAGCGTTAGAAGACAGTGAAATCTATGCGGTGAAGATCGAACGAATTGAGACGATGATTCTGTCGTCGAATCCGGAGTTCGTCCGCGAGTTCATGATTATGATCAATGAACATATGCGGAAGCAGCATACGAAATTTAGAGACTTGGTGTTGAACGGGAAAAAAGGAGCGCTCTACTCGACACTCATTCGCATGGCGAACAGCTATGGGGTTGAAGTCGAAGGTGGAATTCTGATCGATTTGAAACTGAAAAACCAAGAGCTCGCCAACTATTGCGGCACGTCGCGCGAACGCGTGAACCGCATGTTGAACGAGCTCGCCCAAGAGGGGATCATTTCGCTCCCGTCCCGTCAAATCATTATCCATGATCTCGACCGGTTGAAACTGCTCAACCATTGTGAGGATTGTCCGATCTCGGTCTGTGTCATCGATTGA
- a CDS encoding 4Fe-4S dicluster domain-containing protein produces MNKVMYLEFERCIGCRACQAACRECGDHEGLERNYVDYIDFSENRQTFPMICMQCKNPACAQVCPANAIQITPEGVVLSASEEKCIGCRNCTFACPFGIPKFDFEKNKMYKCDMCYDRSKHDIAPMCASVCPSDAIRFIDHDEMMQLRRQRVQMNMIEGKKPSQDDKWNYVPEFFGVYSD; encoded by the coding sequence ATGAATAAGGTCATGTATTTAGAATTTGAACGCTGTATCGGCTGTCGGGCCTGCCAAGCGGCTTGCCGCGAATGCGGGGACCACGAAGGGCTCGAGCGCAACTACGTCGACTACATCGACTTCTCGGAGAACCGTCAGACGTTCCCGATGATCTGTATGCAATGTAAAAACCCGGCATGTGCTCAAGTTTGCCCGGCCAACGCGATTCAAATCACGCCAGAAGGCGTCGTCTTATCGGCTTCGGAAGAGAAATGTATCGGCTGCCGCAACTGTACGTTCGCTTGTCCGTTCGGGATTCCGAAGTTCGACTTTGAGAAGAACAAGATGTATAAGTGCGACATGTGTTACGACCGTTCTAAACATGATATCGCGCCGATGTGTGCGTCAGTATGTCCGTCGGATGCGATTCGTTTCATCGACCATGATGAGATGATGCAACTTCGTCGTCAGCGTGTCCAAATGAACATGATCGAAGGAAAAAAACCTTCGCAAGATGATAAGTGGAATTACGTCCCTGAATTCTTTGGCGTCTATTCCGATTGA